A stretch of the Actinotalea sp. JY-7876 genome encodes the following:
- a CDS encoding aminoglycoside phosphotransferase family protein, with product MDPAFAVAVARAAGQTDGPVAAPDVAGGVNEVTVLGSGADRVVVRAPRPGQAVDLDLEAWCMRRAAEHGIGVPEVLWLGELDGRAAMVQRYVADVGLGRVPVAERWRLLGELGRRIAALPLTDAPAGLFSRFGRDLPAAWVAHVDHNLEALGPDDPLVGLGVYRAADRAPLRALLTEARDAPPSFGLTHGDLSPRNLRVPAQGGPVLLDWGSATAGPVPTTDLLHLLLRRSEVGDPDDTALAALAQGWGEEVDRRDTALSRLVSALDLTRWALEHAPDRVPEQVRVARRLVRRTLGSGSGSEAESEAAGGRH from the coding sequence GTGGACCCGGCCTTCGCAGTCGCCGTGGCCAGGGCCGCGGGCCAGACCGACGGGCCGGTCGCCGCTCCCGACGTCGCGGGCGGCGTGAACGAGGTGACCGTGCTGGGCTCGGGCGCGGACCGCGTCGTCGTGCGGGCACCGCGGCCGGGGCAGGCCGTCGACCTCGACCTCGAGGCGTGGTGCATGCGGCGGGCGGCGGAGCACGGCATCGGGGTGCCCGAGGTGCTGTGGCTGGGCGAGCTCGACGGACGTGCGGCGATGGTGCAGCGGTACGTCGCGGACGTCGGCCTCGGGCGCGTCCCGGTGGCCGAGCGTTGGCGCCTGCTCGGCGAGCTGGGCCGGCGCATCGCGGCGCTGCCCCTGACGGACGCGCCCGCGGGGCTCTTCTCGCGGTTCGGCCGGGACCTGCCCGCGGCGTGGGTCGCGCACGTGGACCACAACCTCGAGGCGCTCGGGCCGGACGACCCCCTCGTAGGGCTCGGCGTCTACCGCGCGGCCGACCGGGCGCCGCTGCGCGCGCTGCTCACGGAGGCGCGTGACGCTCCCCCGTCGTTCGGGCTGACCCACGGCGACCTGTCGCCGCGCAACCTGCGCGTCCCGGCGCAGGGCGGGCCGGTGCTGCTCGACTGGGGCTCGGCGACCGCCGGCCCGGTGCCCACCACCGACCTGCTCCACCTGCTGCTCAGGCGGTCCGAGGTGGGCGACCCGGACGACACCGCCCTGGCCGCGCTCGCGCAGGGGTGGGGCGAGGAGGTGGACCGACGCGACACGGCGCTGTCGCGGCTGGTCAGCGCCCTGGACCTGACGCGCTGGGCGCTCGAGCACGCGCCCGACCGCGTGCCGGAGCAGGTCCGCGTCGCGCGGCGTCTCGTGCGACGCACCCTCGGGTCCGGGTCCGGGTCCGAGGCCGAATCCGAGGCCGCGGGCGGGCGGCACTGA
- a CDS encoding type II toxin-antitoxin system RatA family toxin: MIVEASVDVAVPPDVAYAVSQTTGDARLRWDPFIRHQRFLDGATAPAVGVRTLTRHRSGLRMVSQYVSYRPPTNVGMKMVEGPWFFAVLAAGWRFTPLPDGGTRAVWRYSFTCRPPWLAPLAERIGRVVLQRDIDRRIAGFARGCADPVVLAAAGERTG; encoded by the coding sequence ATGATCGTCGAAGCCTCGGTCGACGTCGCGGTCCCGCCCGACGTCGCGTACGCCGTGTCCCAGACCACGGGCGACGCCCGCCTGCGCTGGGACCCCTTCATCCGGCACCAGCGGTTCCTCGACGGCGCGACGGCCCCGGCGGTGGGGGTCCGGACCCTCACCCGCCACCGGTCGGGGCTGCGCATGGTCAGCCAGTACGTCTCCTACCGACCCCCGACGAACGTCGGCATGAAGATGGTCGAGGGGCCATGGTTCTTCGCGGTCCTGGCCGCCGGGTGGCGGTTCACCCCGCTGCCCGACGGCGGCACGCGTGCGGTGTGGCGCTACAGCTTCACCTGCCGCCCGCCGTGGCTGGCGCCGCTCGCCGAGCGGATCGGGCGCGTCGTCCTGCAGCGCGACATCGACCGTCGGATCGCCGGGTTCGCCCGCGGCTGCGCCGACCCCGTCGTGCTCGCCGCGGCCGGCGAGCGGACCGGGTAG
- a CDS encoding GNAT family N-acetyltransferase yields the protein MDHPVAWPPAAPLQTPRLALEPLHVGHAAEAFEVFDDHRLHTFTGGEPASQQELTDRFARQAVGQSADGSQGWLNWMLRRQDTQRLIGTVQATLSPGEDAVEAELAWVIGTDHQGHGYASEAAAAVAHWLRTQGVGSLVAHVHPDHEASAGVARALGLRATSTVVDGEVRWEG from the coding sequence ATGGACCACCCCGTGGCATGGCCCCCCGCAGCACCGCTCCAGACGCCCCGCCTCGCGCTCGAGCCCTTGCACGTCGGCCACGCCGCCGAGGCGTTCGAGGTCTTCGACGACCACCGGCTCCACACCTTCACCGGCGGGGAACCGGCCTCCCAGCAGGAGCTCACGGACCGGTTCGCCCGGCAGGCCGTCGGGCAGTCCGCGGACGGCTCGCAGGGCTGGCTGAACTGGATGCTGCGCCGTCAGGACACGCAGCGCCTGATCGGCACCGTGCAGGCGACGCTGTCACCCGGTGAGGACGCCGTCGAGGCCGAGCTCGCCTGGGTCATCGGCACCGACCACCAGGGCCACGGGTACGCGAGCGAGGCCGCTGCCGCCGTCGCGCACTGGCTCCGCACGCAGGGCGTCGGCTCTCTGGTCGCCCACGTGCACCCCGACCACGAGGCCTCGGCGGGCGTCGCCCGCGCGCTGGGGCTGCGGGCCACGTCCACGGTGGTCGACGGCGAGGTCCGCTGGGAGGGCTGA
- a CDS encoding sigma-70 family RNA polymerase sigma factor, producing MNHTEAFERERPRLVRLAARVLNDHAEAEDAVQQAWLRLQRSDTDIDCLPAWLTTVTTRVCLDRLRSRTPVPVGAVEVPGVAHDVADEVALADTVGVALQVVLDRLSPQERVAFVLHDSFGVEFSTIATILDTSPVAARKLASRARAKVRRPSPEERPSSWEVVDAFMAAARDGEFERLIRLLAPDAVVTADAAAVRVGTPERLDGRHAVATFFNGSARAALPVYVEDRPAAAWFHRGEAKVLFDFTVVDGVVSAITFRAEPDVLARVSRREGEERRS from the coding sequence GTGAATCACACGGAAGCCTTCGAGCGGGAGCGGCCGCGCCTCGTGCGCCTGGCAGCTCGCGTGCTGAACGATCACGCCGAGGCCGAGGATGCCGTGCAGCAGGCCTGGCTCCGCCTGCAGCGCTCCGACACGGACATCGACTGCCTTCCGGCATGGCTGACGACGGTGACCACCCGGGTGTGCCTGGACCGGCTGCGGTCCCGGACCCCGGTGCCCGTGGGAGCGGTCGAGGTGCCCGGGGTCGCGCACGACGTCGCCGACGAGGTCGCACTGGCCGACACGGTCGGCGTCGCCCTGCAGGTGGTGCTGGACCGACTCTCGCCGCAGGAGCGCGTGGCGTTCGTGCTGCACGACAGCTTCGGTGTCGAGTTCTCGACCATCGCGACCATCCTCGACACCTCGCCGGTGGCGGCCCGCAAGCTGGCCTCACGGGCCCGCGCCAAGGTGCGCCGGCCGTCGCCCGAGGAGCGGCCGTCCAGCTGGGAGGTCGTCGACGCGTTCATGGCGGCAGCGCGCGACGGCGAGTTCGAGCGCCTGATACGGCTCCTAGCCCCTGACGCCGTCGTCACCGCTGATGCGGCTGCCGTGCGCGTCGGCACACCGGAGCGACTCGATGGTCGCCACGCGGTGGCGACGTTCTTCAACGGCAGCGCACGCGCCGCGCTCCCGGTCTACGTCGAGGACCGGCCCGCCGCCGCCTGGTTCCACCGCGGGGAAGCGAAGGTCCTGTTCGACTTCACCGTGGTCGACGGCGTCGTCAGCGCCATCACGTTCCGCGCCGAGCCGGACGTGCTCGCCCGGGTGTCGCGCCGCGAGGGCGAGGAGCGCCGTTCCTGA
- a CDS encoding DUF1059 domain-containing protein yields the protein MKTMTCRQLGGPCDLEHRADSADDVIKAQDRHLKDEEKAGDASHQPARDAMKGRWRHPKKSLDWYGDVKNAFAGLPES from the coding sequence ATGAAGACCATGACCTGCCGCCAGCTGGGGGGACCGTGCGACCTCGAGCACCGCGCAGACAGTGCCGACGACGTCATCAAGGCCCAGGATCGCCACCTCAAGGATGAGGAGAAGGCGGGCGACGCCTCCCACCAGCCGGCGCGTGACGCCATGAAGGGTCGCTGGCGCCACCCGAAGAAGTCGCTCGACTGGTACGGCGACGTGAAGAACGCCTTCGCCGGCCTGCCCGAGAGCTGA
- a CDS encoding DUF2255 family protein: protein MTTWHEDQLSAIDREGELQVAALRPDGTPRNPATVWHVAVDGDLFIRSVRGESGAWYRAARRTGTGVIDAGGLRADVVFTPDDTHDEAIDQAYHVKYGDGSAVRAITSPLAAATTLRVEPR from the coding sequence ATGACGACCTGGCACGAGGACCAGCTGTCCGCGATCGACCGCGAAGGTGAGCTGCAGGTCGCCGCGCTGCGACCTGACGGGACACCGCGGAACCCGGCGACCGTGTGGCACGTCGCGGTCGACGGGGATCTCTTCATCCGATCGGTCCGCGGCGAGTCGGGTGCGTGGTACCGCGCCGCCAGACGGACCGGCACGGGGGTGATCGACGCCGGCGGCCTGCGCGCCGACGTCGTGTTCACCCCGGACGACACCCACGACGAGGCGATCGACCAGGCGTACCACGTCAAGTACGGCGACGGCTCGGCGGTGCGCGCCATCACCAGCCCGCTCGCCGCGGCGACCACGCTGCGCGTCGAACCGCGCTGA